The Neovison vison isolate M4711 chromosome 13, ASM_NN_V1, whole genome shotgun sequence genome includes a region encoding these proteins:
- the LOC122893284 gene encoding olfactory receptor 4K15-like gives MDQGNYSRVAEFVLLGLSSSWELQYFFFVLFNFLYITIVLGNLLIVLTVISEPALHTPMYIMLSNLSVLDVFLATYATPKMIHDFLHESKTISFESCMAQIFLLHVFAGGEMVLLVAMAYDRYVAICKPLHYTTIMNLCKCTGLVVGSWVIGIMHSLSQLAFTINLPFCGPNIVDSYYCDLTLVIKLACTDTYVPEVLMLLDSGLMGVTSFLLLLISYMVILITVQRHSSVGMAKARSILTAHIIVVTLFFGPCIIIYAWPFSNFPMDKVLSVFSTFLCSLQFLHLY, from the coding sequence ATGGATCAAGGAAACTATTCTAGGGTGGCTGAGTTTGTGTTGCTGGGACTTTCTAGTTCCTGGGAACTACAGTATTTCTTCTTTGTGTTGTTTAACTTCTTGTACATCACCATTGTCCTGGGCAATCTCCTCATTGTCCTTACTGTGATTTCTGAACCTGCCCTGCACACACCCATGTATATCATGCTCAGTAACCTTTCTGTTCTTGATGTGTTTCTAGCCACTTATGCAACCCCCAAGATGATTCATGATTTCCTTCATGAATCTAAGACTATCTCCTTTGAGAGCTGCATGGCCCAGATATTCTTGCTCCATGTCTTTGCTGGTGGTGAGATGGTACTTCTTGTAGCCATGGCTTATGACAGGTATGTAGCCATATGCAAACCTCTCCACTATACAACCATCATGAACTTGTGCAAGTGTACAGGCCTGGTGGTAGGATCTTGGGTCATTGGGATCATGCACTCCCTGAGTCAGTTAGCTTTCACTATAAACTTGCCTTTCTGTGGCCCAAACATAGTGGATAGTTATTACTGTGACCTTACATTGGTCATTAAACTTGCCTGCACAGATACTTATGTCCCTGAAGTGTTGATGCTTTTGGATAGTGGTCTCATGGGAGTGACTTCATTCTTACTCTTGCTGATCTCCTACATGGTTATCCTAATCACTGTACAACGTCATTCCTCAGTGGGCATGGCCAAGGCCcgcagcattctgactgcccACATCATTGTAGTGACTCTCTTTTTTGGGCCCTGTATCATCATTTATGCATGGCCTTTCAGCAACTTCCCAATGGACAAAGTCCTTTCTGTGTTCTCTACCTTTCTGTGTTCTCTACAGTTTTTACACCTATATTGA